A stretch of Paenibacillus peoriae DNA encodes these proteins:
- a CDS encoding ArsR/SmtB family transcription factor produces MNSETEALDCEPACHGSDQEIERIKSSLVEDSIAYKMSELFKALGDPTRIKLIYALAQKELCVHDLTQVLNMGQSAVSHQLRYLRNLRIVKRRKEGKTVFYSLDDNHVEQIFLQTHQHISHQ; encoded by the coding sequence ATGAATTCTGAAACGGAAGCTTTGGATTGCGAGCCGGCTTGTCACGGTTCAGATCAGGAAATCGAGCGCATAAAATCTTCCCTTGTTGAGGATTCCATCGCATACAAAATGTCGGAGCTGTTTAAAGCTTTGGGTGACCCGACACGAATCAAGCTGATTTATGCCCTGGCACAAAAAGAACTGTGTGTTCATGATCTGACCCAGGTGCTCAATATGGGACAATCTGCGGTATCCCACCAGCTTCGTTATTTGCGCAACCTGCGTATTGTCAAACGACGCAAAGAAGGCAAAACGGTGTTTTATTCACTGGATGATAATCATGTGGAGCAGATCTTTTTGCAAACCCATCAACACATATCACATCAATAA
- a CDS encoding NADH:flavin oxidoreductase, giving the protein MNTELLFKPFKAGNLSLPNRIVMAPMTRNFSPQGIPGSDVAMYYRRRAENAVGLIITEGTAINHPAAVEHTSIPNFYGEGLKGWAKVVEEVHAVGGKIIPQLWHVGTARQIGADNQPNPEALPVGPSGISPAGEKVVEPLTETEIANIISAYAQAAADAQRVGFDGIELHGAHGYLIDQFFWDKTNKRTDQYGGNLVQRTRFAVEVIEACRRAVGPDFPIILRFSQWKMYHYEEKLAQTPQELEQFLAPLVKAGVDVFHCSSRRFWEPEFEGSDLNLAAWTKKITGKPVITVGSIGLEKAFLSDFEKNNNRQTEQSSSVEARLEQLVGQVEREEADLVAVGRALLVDPAFAVKLRDQQIEEIIPYSDEVLKTLN; this is encoded by the coding sequence ATGAACACAGAATTACTGTTTAAACCTTTTAAGGCAGGTAATTTATCTCTTCCCAATCGGATTGTTATGGCGCCAATGACACGAAATTTTTCTCCTCAAGGTATCCCAGGGTCTGACGTGGCGATGTATTATCGTCGGCGTGCAGAAAATGCGGTTGGTTTGATTATTACGGAGGGAACTGCTATTAATCATCCCGCAGCTGTAGAGCACACCAGCATTCCTAATTTTTATGGTGAGGGATTAAAGGGGTGGGCCAAGGTAGTCGAGGAGGTTCATGCGGTAGGTGGCAAGATTATACCGCAGCTCTGGCATGTGGGTACAGCTCGCCAAATAGGTGCGGATAACCAACCGAATCCCGAGGCATTGCCTGTCGGTCCGTCCGGTATTTCTCCTGCCGGTGAAAAGGTAGTTGAGCCGTTGACCGAGACCGAGATTGCGAATATCATCTCCGCTTATGCTCAGGCTGCTGCCGATGCCCAGCGAGTGGGTTTTGACGGCATTGAGCTTCATGGGGCACATGGCTATTTAATCGATCAGTTTTTCTGGGACAAAACGAATAAGCGTACCGATCAATATGGAGGCAATTTGGTCCAGCGTACTCGATTTGCGGTGGAGGTCATTGAGGCTTGTCGTCGTGCAGTAGGGCCGGATTTCCCAATTATACTGCGATTCTCCCAGTGGAAGATGTACCACTATGAAGAAAAGCTGGCACAGACACCTCAGGAACTTGAACAGTTTCTCGCTCCATTAGTGAAGGCAGGAGTGGATGTATTCCATTGCTCAAGCCGCCGTTTTTGGGAACCGGAATTTGAAGGGTCCGATCTAAACCTGGCAGCTTGGACGAAAAAGATAACAGGTAAGCCAGTTATTACTGTAGGCTCCATTGGCTTGGAGAAGGCGTTTTTGAGTGATTTTGAAAAAAATAATAATCGTCAAACCGAACAATCCAGTAGTGTAGAGGCAAGATTAGAACAACTCGTGGGGCAAGTAGAACGAGAGGAAGCTGATCTGGTTGCGGTTGGACGTGCTTTGCTGGTTGATCCAGCGTTTGCGGTGAAGTTACGTGATCAACAAATAGAAGAAATTATTCCTTACAGTGATGAAGTATTAAAGACGCTGAATTAA
- the cyoD gene encoding cytochrome o ubiquinol oxidase subunit IV, which translates to MAQHQSGAGSHGHDDSHGSVKSYVIGFILSIVLTIIPLFVVMNHMLSRTSTMVVILAAAVLQFLVQLFFFMHIRESNGPRWNVMTLILGVVILLTVVGGSVWIMEYNMVAH; encoded by the coding sequence ATGGCACAGCATCAATCAGGAGCAGGTTCGCATGGTCATGATGATTCTCACGGTTCAGTGAAATCCTATGTTATCGGGTTTATTCTGTCCATCGTACTGACCATCATTCCTCTCTTCGTGGTGATGAATCATATGTTGAGCCGCACTTCGACCATGGTTGTTATTTTAGCCGCGGCAGTGCTGCAATTTCTGGTTCAGCTTTTCTTCTTCATGCACATCCGTGAAAGCAATGGACCACGTTGGAATGTTATGACCTTGATTCTTGGTGTAGTGATCCTGTTGACCGTCGTTGGTGGTTCAGTATGGATTATGGAATACAACATGGTAGCACACTAA
- the cyoC gene encoding cytochrome o ubiquinol oxidase subunit III has translation MAQAAAHHSHDHDHGHHDPQELKMLGFWIFLVTDVILFSTLFATFVVLRNNTAGGPGGAELFNMTGVIIETFLLLTSSFTSGLAVLAMNKGSMKGLISWLIVTAILGLGFIGFEVYEFVEMVHEGANFGTSAFLSAFFTLVGTHGLHVSLGLVWMIGLMFQLKKRGLTPETKGKVSALSLYWHFLDAVWIFLLTVVYLMGVM, from the coding sequence ATGGCACAAGCTGCAGCACATCACAGCCATGATCATGACCACGGGCATCACGATCCGCAAGAGCTGAAGATGCTTGGTTTTTGGATCTTCCTCGTAACGGACGTAATCCTGTTCAGTACCTTGTTCGCAACCTTCGTTGTCCTTCGGAATAACACGGCCGGAGGACCAGGTGGCGCAGAGCTGTTTAACATGACGGGCGTTATTATTGAAACGTTCCTCTTGCTCACGAGCAGCTTCACAAGTGGTCTGGCTGTGTTGGCTATGAACAAAGGAAGCATGAAGGGATTAATCAGCTGGTTAATCGTAACAGCGATCCTGGGTCTTGGTTTTATCGGTTTTGAAGTTTACGAGTTTGTTGAAATGGTACACGAAGGAGCCAATTTTGGAACCAGTGCGTTCTTGTCGGCATTCTTCACTCTAGTCGGAACGCACGGACTTCACGTTTCGTTAGGTCTGGTTTGGATGATTGGACTCATGTTCCAGTTGAAAAAACGCGGGCTTACACCAGAGACGAAGGGGAAAGTTTCGGCATTGAGCTTGTATTGGCACTTTTTGGACGCTGTCTGGATCTTCTTGCTGACAGTCGTCTATTTGATGGGGGTGATGTAG
- a CDS encoding cbb3-type cytochrome c oxidase subunit I, giving the protein MLDKIKEFASTFFVTGDPMIYGADVSIALATIGIVFVLTYFKKWGWLWKNWLTTVDHKKVGIMYILAAILMLFRGGVDALLMRVQLATPDVTLLHPEHYNQIFTTHGTIMILFMAMPLMFGLFNIAVPLQIGARDVAFPFLNALSFWLFFMGAMLFNLSFVIGGSPDAGWLSYPPLSELQFSPGVGQNFYIWGIQISGIGSLATGINFIVTIIKMRAPGMTWMKMPVFTWSVFSSCVIIIFAFPILTVTLALLFLDRFGGGHFFTLDFGGNPMMYINLIWMWGHPEVYIVVLPAFGIYSEVISVFSKKKLFGYKSMVYAMFMIAILSFFTWAHHFFTMGSGADVNAFFAISTMVIAIPTGVKVFNWLFTMYRGKITFKTPMMWSIAFIPNFLIAGLTGVMLSVAPADFQFHNSYFLIAHFHSALIGGVVFGYLAGLYYWWPKMFGFTLPETPGKWAFWFWNIGFYVCFIPQYSLGLMGMTRRLSTYGWDTGWQPLNLVSTVGAFLMGIGFLFQVLQILLGIKNYRKLKDTTGDPWGGHTLEWSIPSPAPEYNFATIPQVEERDDWWAEKDKRAKGIFRKQPPIEAIHMPKNSAIPFIMSVFFFIAGFGFVFGWSFFYIPGLIGVAICMICRSFFSYDGDYYIPADEVKRTEAAIRGSV; this is encoded by the coding sequence ATGCTTGACAAAATAAAAGAGTTTGCATCCACTTTCTTCGTTACTGGAGACCCAATGATCTATGGAGCGGACGTCTCCATCGCATTAGCGACGATCGGGATCGTGTTTGTGCTCACTTATTTCAAAAAATGGGGCTGGCTTTGGAAAAACTGGTTGACTACTGTTGACCATAAAAAAGTCGGTATTATGTATATTCTTGCGGCCATCTTGATGTTATTCCGCGGAGGCGTGGATGCATTATTGATGCGTGTTCAACTGGCTACACCGGATGTGACACTTCTGCATCCTGAGCATTACAATCAGATTTTCACAACTCACGGCACGATCATGATCCTGTTTATGGCGATGCCGTTGATGTTTGGTTTGTTTAATATCGCCGTACCCCTTCAAATTGGTGCGCGCGACGTTGCGTTTCCTTTCCTGAACGCATTGAGCTTTTGGCTTTTCTTTATGGGAGCGATGTTGTTCAACTTGTCCTTTGTTATCGGCGGTTCGCCAGATGCAGGGTGGTTGAGTTATCCACCGCTTTCAGAACTGCAATTTAGTCCTGGCGTCGGTCAGAACTTCTATATCTGGGGTATTCAGATTTCTGGTATAGGTTCATTGGCTACGGGGATCAACTTTATTGTGACCATTATTAAAATGCGTGCACCTGGTATGACTTGGATGAAAATGCCTGTCTTTACGTGGTCCGTATTTTCGTCATGTGTTATTATCATTTTCGCATTCCCGATTCTGACGGTTACTTTGGCATTGCTGTTCCTTGACCGCTTTGGAGGAGGACACTTCTTTACGCTTGATTTCGGCGGTAACCCGATGATGTATATCAACTTGATCTGGATGTGGGGTCACCCTGAGGTATACATTGTAGTTTTGCCTGCCTTCGGTATTTATTCCGAGGTCATCAGTGTATTCTCCAAAAAGAAATTGTTTGGCTACAAATCCATGGTTTACGCTATGTTCATGATTGCGATCCTGTCCTTCTTCACCTGGGCGCATCACTTCTTCACGATGGGATCAGGCGCAGATGTTAATGCATTCTTTGCGATTTCGACGATGGTTATCGCAATACCGACAGGGGTTAAAGTATTTAACTGGCTGTTCACGATGTATCGGGGTAAGATTACATTCAAAACCCCTATGATGTGGTCAATTGCTTTTATTCCGAACTTCTTGATTGCTGGTTTAACGGGCGTCATGTTGTCTGTAGCGCCTGCTGACTTCCAGTTCCATAACAGTTACTTCTTGATCGCTCACTTTCACTCCGCTCTGATTGGTGGTGTAGTGTTCGGTTACTTGGCAGGTCTGTACTATTGGTGGCCTAAAATGTTCGGTTTCACATTGCCTGAAACGCCTGGTAAATGGGCTTTCTGGTTCTGGAACATCGGTTTCTATGTATGTTTTATTCCACAATATTCTCTCGGTCTGATGGGTATGACGCGTCGTCTGAGCACTTATGGCTGGGATACCGGCTGGCAGCCGCTTAACCTCGTTTCGACCGTTGGGGCATTCCTGATGGGGATTGGGTTCTTGTTCCAGGTTCTTCAAATTCTTCTGGGCATCAAGAATTACCGCAAGCTGAAGGATACAACAGGCGACCCTTGGGGTGGCCATACGTTGGAATGGTCGATACCTTCACCTGCACCGGAATACAATTTTGCTACCATTCCACAAGTAGAAGAACGTGATGACTGGTGGGCAGAAAAAGATAAACGTGCAAAAGGTATTTTCAGAAAGCAACCGCCAATTGAAGCGATTCATATGCCGAAAAACTCGGCGATTCCATTCATTATGTCGGTATTCTTTTTCATTGCAGGTTTCGGGTTCGTATTCGGATGGTCGTTCTTCTATATTCCAGGGCTGATCGGTGTGGCAATTTGTATGATTTGCCGTTCGTTCTTCTCCTACGATGGCGACTACTATATCCCTGCGGATGAAGTAAAACGCACGGAAGCGGCAATAAGGGGGTCTGTATAA
- the cyoA gene encoding ubiquinol oxidase subunit II, which yields MNKKPKAIIALVLTVLTVALLIWTCFYAGGKYVVFDPKGPIGQAQKELIILTTALSALIIVPVMILTFFIIWRYRDTPTNKVKYQPHWDDSKKLETTWWAIPIIVICIIAVITARYTYLLEPSKPLASTQKPVTIQVTSLDWKWLFMYPEEGIATVNQVHIPKGVPVRFELTADAPMNSFWIPQLGGQIYTMSGMAMKLHLQADHEGTYFGSGANFSGEHFGQMRFDVEVQSDEEYKNWVADIKKQSKPLTKDGYLALAKPGLSQPDEYSSIPDGLFKEIVNKYVVEGAPNPHAGHGGATSTEDSTKSGTEDHAGMDMSHMNMSGHN from the coding sequence ATGAACAAAAAACCAAAAGCGATTATTGCGTTGGTTTTGACCGTGCTCACGGTAGCATTGCTCATTTGGACGTGTTTTTATGCTGGCGGAAAATACGTTGTTTTCGATCCGAAAGGACCCATTGGGCAAGCACAAAAAGAGCTGATCATTCTTACAACGGCATTGTCTGCGCTAATAATTGTACCGGTCATGATTTTGACTTTCTTCATCATTTGGCGGTATCGTGATACACCGACAAACAAGGTGAAGTACCAACCCCACTGGGATGACAGCAAAAAGCTGGAGACCACATGGTGGGCTATTCCAATTATCGTTATCTGTATTATTGCGGTTATTACTGCAAGATATACCTACTTGCTGGAGCCTTCCAAGCCGTTGGCAAGTACGCAAAAGCCAGTAACCATTCAAGTGACTTCACTGGACTGGAAATGGCTCTTTATGTACCCAGAGGAAGGTATAGCTACAGTTAACCAAGTTCACATTCCTAAAGGTGTTCCAGTCCGTTTTGAACTGACTGCTGACGCACCGATGAACTCGTTCTGGATTCCGCAATTGGGCGGACAAATCTACACCATGTCAGGCATGGCTATGAAACTGCATTTGCAGGCCGATCACGAAGGAACTTACTTTGGTTCGGGTGCAAACTTTAGCGGTGAGCATTTTGGACAAATGCGTTTTGATGTAGAGGTCCAGTCGGATGAAGAGTATAAAAACTGGGTCGCTGACATCAAGAAGCAGTCTAAGCCGCTGACGAAAGACGGCTATTTGGCGCTTGCAAAACCAGGTTTGTCCCAGCCTGATGAGTATTCTTCGATTCCAGATGGCTTGTTCAAAGAGATTGTCAACAAGTATGTAGTGGAAGGGGCTCCTAACCCCCATGCTGGACATGGCGGAGCTACATCCACAGAAGATTCAACCAAGTCCGGCACAGAAGATCATGCTGGAATGGACATGAGTCATATGAATATGAGCGGACACAATTAA